From Panicum hallii strain FIL2 chromosome 2, PHallii_v3.1, whole genome shotgun sequence, a single genomic window includes:
- the LOC112879323 gene encoding Golgi SNAP receptor complex member 1-1-like — MEASSWDALRKQARRLEAQLDDQMIAYRKLVSMKSDGSENDIESDIERSLKQLQQVNSQMQTWVSSGGSEVLSHTLTRHMEILQDLTQEFYRLRSSLRVKQQHASLLDLRDFDRAKFDVEEASDSADQALLREQAAISRSTGQMDNVISQAQATLGSLMTQRSTFGSITSKISNVSSRLPTINHVLSSIRRKKSMDTIILSLVASVCAFLIFIYWLSK, encoded by the exons ATGGAGGCGTCTTCCTGGGACGCCCTTCGCAAGCAG GCGAGGAGGTTGGAAGCTCAATTAGATGACCAAATGATCGCATACCGTAAATTGGTTTCTATGAAATCGGATGGTTCAGAGAACGATATCGAGTCAGATATAGAAAGATCATTGAAGCAATTACAGCAAGTAAATTCGCAAATGCAAACTTGGGTATCATCAGGAGGTTCTGAAGTTCTTTCTCATACTCTGACTCGTCATATGGAGATTTTGCAAGACCTTACTCAG GAATTCTATCGGCTTCGATCAAGCCTCAGAGTGAAACAACAACATGCTTCTCTCCTTGACTTGAGAGATTTTGATAGAGCGAAGTTTGATGTTGAAGAGGCATCAGACTCAGCTGATCAAGCTCTTCTCAGGGAACAAGCTGCAATTAGCAGGAGTACTGGGCAG ATGGATAACGTGATATCACAAGCTCAAGCGACGCTAGGCTCTCTCATGACTCAACGGTCAACATTTGGCAGCATCACTTCAAAGATAAGCAACGTCAGCAGCCGGCTTCCGACG ATTAACCACGTCCTCTCGTCCATCAGAAGGAAGAAATCCATGGACACCATCATTCTTTCGCTCGTCGCCTCCGTCTGCGCCTTCCTCATCTTCATCTACTGGTTGTCTAAGTAG
- the LOC112882645 gene encoding probable CCR4-associated factor 1 homolog 7 — translation MATPAAEKPDDVEIREVWADNLEAEFAVIRDIVDDYPYVAMDTEFPGVVCRPLGTYKSPAEFNYATLKANVDMLKLIQLGLTFSDEHGGLPALGPGGRPCVWQFNFRGFDPRTDVAAADSIDLLRRSGIDFARHGADGADARRFAELLMSSGVVMNSDVRWVTFHSGYDFGYLLKLLTGTNLPDTISGFFDLIKIYFPVIYDIKHLMRFCNSLHGGLNKLAELLDVARVGICHQAGSDSLLTALSFKKLKEAYFNGLTEKYAGVLYGLGFEGGETTSAH, via the coding sequence ATGGCGACGCCCGCTGCAGAGAAGCCCGACGATGTGGAGATCCGCGAGGTCTGGGCGgacaacctcgaggccgagttCGCCGTGATCCGCGACATCGTCGACGACTACCCCTACGTCGCCATGGACACGGAGTTCCCCGGCGTGGTGTGCCGCCCGCTCGGCACCTACAAATCCCCCGCCGAGTTCAACTACGCCACCCTCAAGGCCAACGTCGACATGCTTAAGCTTATTCAGCTCGGGCTCACCTTCTCCGACGAGCATGGAGGGCTGCCGGCGCTCGGCCCAGGCGGCCGACCCTGCGTCTGGCAGTTCAACTTCCGAGGGTTCGACCCACGGACCGACGTCGCCGCCGCGGACTCCATCGATCTGCTCCGCCGCAGTGGGATCGACTTCGCCCGCCATGGTGCGGATGGAGCCGATGCTCGCCGCTTCGCGGAGCTGCTTATGTCCTCCGGTGTCGTGATGAATTCCGATGTGCGTTGGGTAACGTTTCACAGCGGCTACGACTTCGGCTACTTGCTCAAGCTGCTCACCGGCACAAACCTGCCTGACACGATTTCGGGATTCTTCGATCTCATCAAGATTTACTTCCCTGTGATCTACGACATCAAACACCTCATGAGATTCTGCAATAGCCTCCATGGCGGGCTGAACAAGCTTGCTGAGCTGCTCGACGTCGCCCGGGTTGGAATCTGCCACCAGGCAGGGTCCGATTCGCTTCTGACTGCGCTTTCCTTCAAGAAGCTCAAGGAGGCATACTTCAACGGGTTAACCGAGAAATATGCTGGTGTGTTGTATGGGCTTGGCTTTGAGGGTGGGGAGACCACCTCTGCTCACTGA
- the LOC112881082 gene encoding uncharacterized protein LOC112881082 has translation MPGSHNDINVLQRSPVFDDLANGRAPEVEFDVNGNTYSLGYYLADGIYPDWATLVKSFGAPVNNKHMTFSERQESCRKDVERAFGVLQARWKIIRYAARLWSQLDLNAIMKACIILHNMILADERNSNLPHIANEDWPGPRDPPVNNVAEMMDAYTYIKNKDTCFQLRDDLVEHIWQMKGTAGWDD, from the coding sequence ATGCCTGGTTCGCATAATGATATCAACGTGCTGCAACGGTCACCTGTGTTTGATGATTTGGCTAACGGAAGAGCTCCTGAAGTGGAGTTCGATGTCAACGGCAACACTTACAGTTTAGGATACTATCTAGCAGATGGAATATATCCAGATTGGGCTACCTTGGTTAAGTCTTTTGGTGCTCCAGTAAACAACAAACACATGACCTTTTCAGAAAGACAGGAATCCTGCAGGAAAGATGTTGAGCGCGCCTTTGGTGTCCTCCAAGCAAGATGGAAGATAATTCGTTATGCTGCAAGGTTGTGGAGTCAACTTGATCTAAATGCTATCATGAAGGCTTGCATAATTTTGCACAACATGATTCTTGCTGATGAAAGAAACTCAAACTTGCCTCACATTGCCAATGAGGACTGGCCTGGACCAAGAGATCCACCAGTTAACAATGTAGCCGAGATGATGGATGCTTACACATACATTAAAAACAAAGATACTTGTTTCCAGCTTCGAGATGACCTTGTGGAGCACATCTGGCAGATGAAGGGAACGGCCGGATGGGATGACTGA